The following coding sequences lie in one Pseudomonas svalbardensis genomic window:
- a CDS encoding urate hydroxylase PuuD, with amino-acid sequence MEAHLLEWLNLSVRWVHMITGVAWIGASFYFVWLENNLNRVNPKSGLAGDLWAIHGGGIYHLEKYKLAPPTMPDNLHWFKWEAYFTWLSGIALLCVVFYSNPTLYLLAPGSSLTGPEGVALGIASLFVGWFVYSFLCDSALGKRPALLGFILFVLIIGAAYGFSKVFSGRGAYLHVGAIIGTIMVGNVFRIIMPAQRALVAAIAENRTPDPALPAKGLLRSRHNNYFTLPVLFIMISNHFPSTYGSQYNWLILAGIAVLAVLVRHYFNTRHDSHKFAWTLPAAAVGMICLAYVTGPAQMPSAPEVAKAPGTIEYQPLPETALGGGAKPEAAKPAAPAAAPAQASNAGPGFDKVHDVIQERCTVCHSAKPTSPLFSAAPAGVMFDTPEQIRQNAARIQAQAVTSQIMPLGNITQMTQQERDLIGAWIVQGAPTN; translated from the coding sequence GTGGAAGCACATCTGTTGGAATGGCTGAACCTGAGCGTGCGCTGGGTTCACATGATTACTGGCGTGGCCTGGATCGGCGCGTCGTTCTATTTCGTCTGGCTGGAAAACAACCTCAATCGGGTCAACCCGAAAAGTGGCTTGGCGGGCGATTTGTGGGCGATCCACGGCGGCGGTATCTACCACCTGGAAAAATACAAACTGGCTCCACCGACCATGCCGGACAACCTGCACTGGTTCAAATGGGAAGCCTACTTCACCTGGCTGTCGGGGATCGCGCTGCTGTGCGTGGTGTTCTACTCCAACCCGACGCTGTACCTGCTGGCACCGGGCAGCAGCCTGACCGGCCCTGAAGGGGTTGCCCTGGGCATTGCCTCGTTGTTCGTCGGCTGGTTCGTCTACTCCTTCCTTTGCGACTCGGCCCTGGGCAAACGCCCTGCCCTGCTCGGCTTCATCCTGTTCGTGCTGATCATTGGCGCCGCTTACGGCTTCAGCAAAGTGTTCAGCGGTCGCGGTGCATACCTGCACGTCGGCGCGATCATCGGCACCATCATGGTCGGCAACGTGTTCCGCATCATCATGCCGGCGCAGCGCGCACTGGTTGCCGCGATTGCCGAGAACCGCACGCCGGATCCGGCACTGCCGGCCAAAGGTCTGCTGCGTTCGCGTCACAACAACTACTTCACCTTGCCGGTGCTGTTCATCATGATCAGCAACCACTTCCCGAGCACCTACGGCAGCCAATACAACTGGCTGATCCTGGCCGGGATCGCGGTGCTGGCGGTGTTGGTGCGTCACTACTTCAACACCCGTCACGACAGCCACAAATTTGCCTGGACCTTGCCCGCTGCGGCAGTGGGCATGATCTGCCTGGCTTACGTGACTGGCCCGGCGCAGATGCCGAGCGCTCCTGAAGTGGCCAAGGCGCCTGGCACCATCGAGTACCAGCCGCTGCCGGAAACTGCCCTCGGTGGTGGTGCCAAACCTGAAGCTGCGAAACCTGCTGCGCCTGCCGCTGCACCGGCTCAGGCGTCCAACGCCGGCCCCGGTTTCGACAAGGTTCACGACGTGATCCAGGAACGCTGCACGGTCTGCCATTCGGCCAAACCGACCAGCCCGCTGTTCAGTGCCGCACCGGCCGGCGTGATGTTCGACACCCCCGAGCAGATCCGCCAGAACGCGGCACGCATCCAGGCGCAAGCCGTCACCAGCCAGATCATGCCACTGGGCAACATCACCCAGATGACCCAGCAGGAACGTGACCTGATCGGCGCCTGGATTGTTCAGGGAGCTCCAACCAACTAA
- a CDS encoding nucleobase:cation symporter-2 family protein, translating into MSELSKARIPDAPAIQRLPLLQLILVGLQHVLLMYGGAIAVPLIIGQAAGLSREEIAFLINADLLVAGIATIVQSLGIGPMGIRMPVMMGASFAAVGSMVAMAGMPGIGLQGIFGATIAAGFFGMIIAPFMSKVVRFFPPLVTGTVITSIGLSLFPVAVNWAGGGAGAAQFGSPIYLAIAALVLATILLVHRFMRGFWVNISVLIGMCLGYVLCGLIGMVDLSGMAQAPWLQFVTPLHFGMPKFELAPILSMCLVVVIIFVESTGMFLALGKITGQEVCPRMLRRGLLCDAGASFFAGFFNTFTHSSFAQNIGLVQMTGVRCRSVTIVAGGLLVVLSLLPKAAFLVASIPPAVLGGAAIAMFGMVAATGIKILQEADIGDRRNQLLVAVSIGMGLIPVVRPEFFAHLPLWMSPITHSGIAMATLSALSLNLLFNILGGAERTAINDCHAHPR; encoded by the coding sequence ATGTCCGAGCTATCCAAAGCGCGCATCCCCGACGCACCCGCCATTCAGCGTTTACCCCTTTTGCAACTGATCCTGGTAGGCCTGCAACACGTTCTGCTGATGTACGGCGGAGCCATCGCGGTGCCGCTGATCATCGGACAGGCCGCTGGCCTGAGTCGTGAAGAAATCGCCTTCCTGATCAACGCCGACCTGCTGGTGGCCGGGATCGCCACCATCGTGCAGTCGCTGGGCATCGGCCCAATGGGCATCCGTATGCCGGTGATGATGGGCGCCAGTTTTGCCGCAGTCGGCAGCATGGTGGCAATGGCTGGTATGCCTGGAATCGGTCTGCAAGGGATCTTCGGCGCGACCATCGCCGCCGGATTCTTCGGCATGATCATCGCGCCATTCATGTCCAAAGTTGTACGCTTCTTCCCGCCCCTGGTGACCGGCACGGTCATCACCTCGATCGGTTTGTCGCTGTTCCCCGTGGCCGTGAACTGGGCCGGCGGCGGTGCAGGTGCCGCGCAATTCGGCTCACCGATTTACCTGGCCATCGCCGCGCTGGTGCTGGCCACCATTCTGCTGGTCCACCGCTTCATGCGCGGTTTCTGGGTCAACATTTCCGTGCTGATCGGCATGTGCCTGGGTTACGTGCTCTGCGGCCTGATCGGTATGGTCGACCTGAGCGGCATGGCCCAGGCGCCGTGGCTGCAATTCGTGACCCCGCTGCATTTCGGCATGCCGAAGTTCGAACTCGCTCCGATCCTTTCCATGTGCCTGGTGGTGGTGATCATCTTCGTCGAGTCCACCGGGATGTTCCTGGCGCTGGGCAAGATCACCGGCCAGGAAGTCTGCCCACGGATGCTGCGTCGCGGCTTGTTGTGTGATGCCGGCGCCTCGTTCTTCGCCGGTTTCTTCAATACCTTCACCCACTCCTCTTTCGCGCAAAACATCGGTCTGGTGCAGATGACTGGTGTGCGTTGCCGCTCGGTGACCATCGTCGCCGGCGGTTTGCTGGTGGTGTTGAGTTTGCTGCCGAAAGCAGCGTTTCTGGTGGCCTCGATTCCGCCCGCCGTACTGGGCGGCGCAGCCATTGCGATGTTCGGCATGGTCGCCGCCACCGGCATCAAGATTCTTCAGGAAGCCGACATCGGTGACCGTCGCAACCAGTTGCTGGTGGCGGTGAGCATCGGCATGGGGTTGATTCCGGTGGTACGTCCGGAGTTCTTCGCCCACCTTCCGCTGTGGATGAGTCCCATCACTCACAGCGGTATTGCCATGGCGACGTTGAGTGCTTTGTCGCTGAACCTGTTGTTCAACATCCTCGGCGGCGCCGAACGCACGGCCATCAACGACTGCCACGCGCACCCGCGTTGA
- a CDS encoding outer membrane protein OmpK, with product MIRTQTNMLLGGGLLAASQAMAGDLLLWQTNSLSYLYGKNFEINPSIQQTVTFEHADKWKYGDNFLFVDKIFYNGQEDRNKGPNAFYGEFSPRLSFGKILDRRFEYGPVKDVLLAMTYEYGEGDSEAYLIGPGFDLAVPGFNYFTLNFYRRQTEGPRPGDGVWQITPAWSYSIPLGNSDLLLDGYLDWVVDNDQNARGTYHANLHINPQLKYDLGKALGWGHKQVYVGTEYSYWKNKYGVENSSNLDTNQNTASLLVKVHF from the coding sequence ATGATTCGGACACAGACAAACATGCTGTTGGGCGGAGGTCTTTTGGCCGCCAGCCAAGCCATGGCCGGCGATTTGCTGCTGTGGCAGACCAACAGCCTGAGCTATTTGTACGGCAAGAATTTCGAGATCAACCCGTCGATCCAGCAGACGGTGACGTTCGAGCACGCCGACAAATGGAAGTACGGCGATAACTTCCTGTTCGTCGACAAGATTTTCTACAACGGCCAGGAAGACCGCAACAAAGGCCCCAACGCCTTTTACGGCGAGTTCAGTCCACGCCTTTCCTTCGGCAAGATCCTCGACCGCCGCTTCGAATACGGCCCGGTCAAGGATGTGCTGCTGGCCATGACTTACGAGTATGGCGAAGGCGACAGCGAGGCCTACCTGATCGGCCCGGGTTTCGACCTCGCGGTCCCGGGCTTCAACTATTTCACCCTGAACTTCTATCGTCGCCAGACCGAAGGCCCGCGCCCCGGCGATGGTGTCTGGCAGATAACGCCGGCCTGGTCCTACAGCATTCCATTGGGCAATTCAGACCTGTTGCTCGACGGCTACCTGGACTGGGTGGTCGACAACGATCAGAACGCCCGCGGTACCTACCACGCCAACCTGCACATCAATCCGCAGCTCAAATATGACCTCGGCAAAGCCCTGGGCTGGGGCCATAAACAGGTCTACGTCGGCACCGAATACAGCTACTGGAAGAACAAGTACGGGGTCGAAAACAGCTCGAACCTGGACACTAACCAAAACACCGCCAGCCTGCTGGTGAAGGTGCACTTTTAA
- a CDS encoding outer membrane protein OmpK, whose amino-acid sequence MKRTCTSLMLAGSLLAGGQAMAGDLLQWQNNSLTYLYGKDFQVNPRIQQTVTFEHADGWKYGDNFFFVDKIFYNGDKDFNVGPNTYYGEFSPRISLGKVLDQKIEFGPVKDVLLAMTYEFGEGDTESYLIGPGFDLAIPGFDYFQLNFYQRHTEGSRAGDNVWQITPAWSYTIPVGDSNILIDGFMDWVVDNDSNSKGDYHANLHFNPQVKYDLGKALNLGEKQLYVGVEYDYWKNKYGIEDSQGFKTDQSVTSFLVKVHF is encoded by the coding sequence ATGAAACGTACGTGCACTAGCCTGATGCTGGCGGGATCGTTGCTGGCCGGGGGCCAGGCAATGGCCGGCGACTTGCTGCAATGGCAGAACAACAGCCTGACCTACCTGTATGGCAAGGACTTCCAGGTCAATCCGCGCATTCAGCAGACCGTGACTTTCGAACACGCCGATGGCTGGAAATATGGGGATAACTTCTTCTTCGTCGACAAAATCTTCTACAACGGCGACAAGGATTTCAACGTCGGCCCGAACACCTATTACGGTGAGTTCAGCCCACGAATTTCCCTGGGCAAGGTCCTCGACCAGAAAATCGAATTCGGCCCGGTCAAAGACGTGTTGCTGGCCATGACGTACGAGTTCGGTGAAGGCGATACCGAGTCCTACCTGATCGGTCCTGGTTTCGACCTGGCGATTCCGGGCTTCGACTACTTCCAGCTGAACTTCTATCAGCGCCATACCGAAGGCAGCCGTGCGGGCGACAACGTGTGGCAAATCACCCCGGCCTGGTCCTACACCATCCCGGTCGGCGATTCGAACATCCTGATCGATGGTTTCATGGATTGGGTGGTCGACAACGACTCCAACTCCAAAGGCGACTACCACGCCAACCTGCACTTCAACCCACAGGTCAAATACGACTTGGGTAAGGCGCTGAACCTTGGCGAAAAGCAGTTGTACGTCGGCGTCGAGTATGACTACTGGAAAAACAAGTACGGTATTGAAGACAGTCAGGGCTTCAAAACCGATCAGAGCGTAACCAGCTTCCTGGTCAAGGTTCACTTCTGA
- a CDS encoding patatin-like phospholipase family protein: MSPAEPVTGLILSGGGARAAYQVGVLAAIAELLPVGASNPFPVIVGTSAGAINAVSLASGATDFRGAIQRLTAFWQGFRSHLVLRSDWPGVIHQASRFVSHSLLGIGAQVPVALLNSSPLRGLLDDKLQMSGIAEAIAQKQLQAVAVTAFGYASGQAVTFYQGGGTINAWLRHRRIGVPTQLTVDHLLASSAIPLLFAPVKIGEEYFGDGAVRQSAPISPALHLGASRVLVVGVSGNPRGVDPEQPLQRAYTGQQPSLAQIGGHMLNSTFIDSLESDIELLQRLNQFSHLLPDGTPTRALGVAPVDVLVISPSQPIDEIAARHRQELPAALRLFLRGPGATKTSGAGVLSYLLFEAGYCSELIDLGRRDALAKRGELCRFLGLAEPVVPA, encoded by the coding sequence ATGAGTCCTGCTGAACCGGTTACAGGGTTGATTCTTTCCGGCGGCGGGGCTCGGGCGGCTTATCAGGTCGGTGTACTGGCGGCGATTGCCGAGCTGTTGCCGGTCGGCGCGAGCAATCCGTTTCCGGTGATCGTCGGCACCTCGGCCGGCGCAATCAACGCGGTCAGCCTCGCCAGTGGGGCGACGGATTTCCGTGGTGCGATTCAACGTCTGACAGCCTTCTGGCAGGGCTTTCGCAGTCATCTGGTGCTGCGCAGCGACTGGCCGGGCGTGATCCACCAGGCCAGCCGTTTTGTCAGCCACAGTTTGCTCGGGATTGGCGCTCAGGTGCCGGTGGCTTTGCTCAACAGTTCGCCGCTGCGCGGTTTGCTCGACGACAAACTGCAGATGAGCGGGATTGCCGAGGCCATTGCACAGAAGCAGTTGCAGGCGGTTGCGGTGACCGCGTTCGGCTACGCGTCCGGTCAGGCGGTGACCTTTTATCAGGGTGGCGGCACGATCAATGCCTGGTTGCGCCATCGGCGAATCGGCGTTCCCACGCAATTGACCGTCGATCACTTGCTGGCCAGTTCAGCCATTCCGCTGTTGTTTGCGCCAGTGAAAATCGGTGAAGAGTATTTCGGCGACGGCGCGGTACGTCAGTCGGCACCGATCAGCCCGGCGCTGCACCTGGGCGCCAGCCGAGTGCTGGTGGTGGGCGTCAGCGGCAACCCTCGCGGCGTCGACCCGGAGCAACCGCTGCAACGCGCCTACACCGGCCAGCAGCCGAGCCTGGCACAGATCGGTGGGCACATGCTCAACAGCACGTTCATTGACAGCCTGGAAAGCGACATCGAGTTGCTGCAGCGGCTCAATCAGTTCAGTCATCTGCTGCCCGATGGCACGCCGACGCGCGCGCTGGGTGTGGCGCCGGTAGATGTGCTGGTGATTTCGCCGAGTCAGCCAATCGATGAGATTGCGGCGCGGCATCGGCAGGAGTTGCCGGCGGCGCTGCGTCTGTTTCTGCGCGGGCCGGGGGCGACCAAGACGAGCGGGGCGGGGGTGCTGAGTTATCTGCTGTTCGAGGCGGGGTATTGCAGCGAATTGATTGATTTGGGGCGGCGGGATGCGTTGGCCAAGCGCGGGGAGTTGTGCCGGTTTCTCGGGTTGGCGGAGCCTGTGGTTCCGGCTTGA
- a CDS encoding lipid A biosynthesis lauroyl acyltransferase encodes MDRPRFRTAFLSPRFWPLWCGLGLLWLIVQLPYPALLSIGRALGALMYRVAGDRRRIAKRNLELCFPEKTAAERKRLLKENFASTGIAFFEMAMSWWWSRERLAKLAHVEGLEHLKKAQRDGKGVILMAVHFTTLEIGAALLGQQHTIDGMYREHKNSLFDYIQRNGRERHNLDSLAVERDDVRGMLKLLRAGRAIWYAPDQDYGAKQSIFVPLFGIQAATVTATSKFARLGKALVVPFTQERLADGSGYRLVIHAPLEGFPGETEEADCLRINQWIEGVLRECPEQYLWAHRRFKSRPPGEPKLYAKRG; translated from the coding sequence ATGGATCGCCCGCGTTTTCGAACAGCATTTCTTTCTCCGCGTTTCTGGCCGCTGTGGTGTGGCTTGGGGCTGTTGTGGCTGATTGTCCAGTTGCCGTATCCGGCGTTGCTGTCGATCGGTCGCGCCTTGGGTGCATTGATGTATCGAGTAGCGGGCGACAGACGGCGCATTGCCAAGCGCAATCTCGAACTGTGTTTCCCTGAAAAAACCGCTGCCGAACGCAAGCGCCTGCTCAAGGAAAACTTCGCCTCAACGGGCATCGCGTTTTTCGAAATGGCCATGAGCTGGTGGTGGTCGCGCGAGCGTCTGGCGAAGTTGGCCCATGTCGAAGGGTTGGAGCATCTGAAAAAAGCCCAGCGTGACGGCAAAGGCGTGATCCTGATGGCCGTTCATTTCACCACGCTGGAAATCGGCGCGGCGTTGCTCGGCCAGCAGCACACCATTGATGGCATGTACCGCGAACACAAGAACTCGCTGTTCGATTACATCCAGCGAAATGGTCGCGAGCGGCATAACCTCGACTCATTGGCCGTGGAGCGTGACGACGTGCGCGGCATGCTCAAATTGCTGCGCGCAGGCCGGGCAATCTGGTACGCACCGGATCAGGACTATGGCGCCAAGCAAAGTATCTTCGTGCCGCTGTTCGGGATTCAGGCCGCGACCGTCACCGCCACCAGCAAGTTTGCGCGGTTGGGCAAGGCGCTGGTGGTGCCGTTCACTCAGGAACGTCTGGCGGATGGCAGCGGTTATCGACTGGTGATTCATGCACCGCTCGAAGGTTTCCCCGGCGAAACCGAAGAAGCCGATTGCCTGCGGATCAACCAATGGATCGAAGGCGTCCTGCGCGAATGTCCGGAGCAATACCTTTGGGCTCATCGTCGCTTCAAGAGCCGTCCCCCGGGTGAGCCGAAGCTGTACGCAAAACGCGGTTGA
- the minC gene encoding septum site-determining protein MinC — MSQTEPLDQDPVFQLKGSMLAITVLELARNDLDNLDRQLAAKVAQAPNFFSNAPLVLALDKLPASEGAVDLPGLMRVCRQHGLRTLAIRASRIEDIAAAIAVDLPVLPPSGARERPLDPLEGQVKKKPEKPPEPTIKPTKIITSPVRGGQQIYAQGCDLVVISSVSPGAELLADGNIHVYGPMRGRVLAGVKGDTKARIFCQQMSAELVSIAGHYKVSEDLRRDPLWGAGVQVSLSGDVLNIIRL, encoded by the coding sequence ATGAGCCAAACCGAACCGCTAGACCAAGATCCCGTGTTCCAGCTGAAAGGCAGCATGCTCGCCATTACGGTGCTGGAACTGGCCCGTAACGACCTCGATAACCTCGATCGTCAACTGGCCGCCAAGGTTGCCCAGGCGCCTAACTTCTTCAGTAACGCGCCATTGGTGCTGGCCCTGGACAAACTCCCGGCCAGCGAAGGCGCGGTCGATCTGCCGGGCCTGATGCGTGTCTGCCGCCAGCATGGCCTGCGCACCCTAGCGATCCGTGCCAGCCGCATTGAAGACATCGCCGCGGCCATTGCGGTCGACCTGCCGGTGTTGCCACCGTCCGGCGCCCGTGAGCGTCCGTTGGACCCGCTCGAAGGCCAGGTCAAGAAAAAACCGGAAAAACCGCCGGAGCCGACTATCAAGCCAACGAAGATCATCACCTCGCCAGTACGTGGTGGGCAGCAGATTTATGCCCAGGGCTGCGATCTGGTGGTGATCTCGTCGGTCAGCCCGGGGGCGGAACTTCTCGCCGACGGAAACATCCATGTATACGGCCCGATGCGTGGTCGAGTGTTGGCCGGCGTCAAAGGCGACACGAAAGCCAGGATTTTCTGTCAGCAAATGAGCGCTGAACTGGTCTCCATCGCAGGCCACTACAAAGTTTCGGAGGATCTGCGTCGCGACCCTTTGTGGGGCGCGGGCGTACAGGTCAGCCTGTCGGGCGATGTGTTGAACATCATTCGGCTTTAA
- the minD gene encoding septum site-determining protein MinD, which translates to MAKILVVTSGKGGVGKTTTSAAIGTGLALRGHKTVIVDFDVGLRNLDLIMGCERRVVYDFVNVVNGEANLQQALIKDKRLENLYVLAASQTRDKDALTVEGVEKVLMALKEDFEYVVCDSPAGIEKGAHLAMYFADEAIIVTNPEVSSVRDSDRMLGLLASKSRRAEKGEDPIKEHLLLTRYNPQRVSDGEMLGVEDVKDILAVALLGVIPESQAVLKASNSGVPVILDDQSDAGQAYSDAVDRLLGKNVEHRFLDVTKKGFFERLFGGR; encoded by the coding sequence TTGGCCAAGATTCTCGTGGTTACATCCGGCAAGGGTGGTGTGGGTAAGACCACCACCAGTGCTGCTATCGGTACCGGCCTCGCACTGCGCGGTCACAAAACAGTTATCGTCGACTTCGACGTCGGTTTGCGTAACCTCGATCTGATCATGGGTTGCGAGCGCCGCGTGGTGTATGACTTCGTCAACGTAGTGAACGGCGAAGCCAACCTGCAACAAGCCCTGATCAAAGACAAGCGTCTGGAAAACCTCTACGTACTGGCCGCCAGTCAGACCCGCGACAAAGACGCGCTGACTGTGGAAGGCGTGGAAAAAGTGTTGATGGCGTTGAAAGAAGACTTCGAGTACGTGGTCTGCGACTCTCCGGCCGGCATCGAAAAAGGCGCCCACCTGGCCATGTACTTCGCAGACGAAGCGATTATCGTGACCAACCCGGAAGTGTCCTCGGTTCGTGACTCGGACCGCATGCTCGGCCTGCTGGCCAGCAAATCGCGCCGTGCGGAAAAGGGCGAAGACCCGATCAAGGAACACCTGCTGCTGACCCGCTACAACCCGCAACGAGTCAGTGACGGCGAGATGCTCGGCGTCGAAGACGTCAAAGATATTCTGGCGGTCGCCCTGCTGGGTGTCATTCCGGAATCCCAAGCGGTACTCAAAGCTTCCAACTCGGGCGTGCCGGTGATTCTCGACGACCAGAGCGATGCCGGTCAGGCATACAGCGATGCGGTCGATCGTCTGCTGGGCAAAAACGTGGAGCATCGTTTTCTCGATGTAACGAAGAAGGGATTCTTCGAGCGCCTGTTTGGAGGTAGATAA
- the minE gene encoding cell division topological specificity factor MinE, producing MNLFDFFRASKKVSTASVAKERLQIIVAHERGQRSTPDYLPALQKELVEVIRKYVNIGSDDVHVALENQGSCSILELNITLPDR from the coding sequence ATGAATCTTTTTGACTTCTTTCGTGCCAGCAAAAAGGTCAGCACCGCGTCGGTAGCGAAAGAGCGTCTGCAGATCATCGTGGCGCACGAACGCGGCCAACGCAGTACACCGGACTACCTGCCAGCCTTGCAGAAGGAATTGGTCGAGGTCATCCGCAAGTACGTCAATATCGGGTCCGATGACGTGCACGTCGCTCTGGAAAACCAGGGCAGCTGCTCGATTCTGGAACTCAATATCACCCTGCCAGATCGCTAG
- a CDS encoding RluA family pseudouridine synthase: protein MPLSNIRIIHQDAAVLVVNKPTLLLSVPGRADDNKDCLITRLQENGYPEARIVHRLDWETSGIILLARDPDTHRELSRQFHDRETEKAYTALCWGQPELDSGSIDLPLRYDPPTKPRHVVDHEFGKHALTFWRVLERCGDWCRVELTPITGRSHQLRVHMLSIGHPLLGDGLYAHEQALAAWPRLCLHASMLSFTHPQSGERLRFECPAPF from the coding sequence ATGCCGCTGTCCAACATCCGCATCATCCATCAGGACGCCGCCGTACTGGTGGTGAACAAACCGACCCTGCTGCTCTCCGTCCCTGGGCGGGCCGATGACAACAAGGACTGCCTGATTACCCGCCTGCAAGAGAACGGCTACCCGGAAGCGCGAATCGTCCACCGTCTGGACTGGGAAACCTCCGGCATTATTCTGTTGGCCCGTGACCCGGACACTCATCGCGAGCTGTCTCGGCAATTTCATGACCGCGAAACTGAAAAGGCCTACACCGCCCTGTGCTGGGGACAACCGGAACTGGACAGTGGCAGCATCGATCTGCCCTTGCGCTACGACCCGCCGACCAAGCCACGCCATGTGGTGGACCATGAATTCGGCAAACACGCCCTGACCTTCTGGCGCGTACTGGAGCGTTGCGGCGACTGGTGTCGTGTCGAATTGACGCCGATCACCGGCCGCTCCCATCAGTTGCGCGTGCACATGCTTTCCATCGGCCACCCACTGCTGGGTGACGGGCTGTATGCCCACGAGCAAGCACTGGCCGCCTGGCCACGGTTATGCCTGCACGCGAGCATGCTCAGCTTCACTCACCCGCAAAGCGGCGAACGCTTGCGCTTCGAGTGTCCGGCACCGTTTTAA
- a CDS encoding M18 family aminopeptidase, with the protein MREELNQGLIDFLKASPTPFHATASLVQRLEAAGYQRLDEREPWTTEANGRYYVTRNDSSIVALKMGRHSPLHGGIRLVGAHTDSPCLRVKPQPELQRQGFWQLGVEVYGGALLAPWFDRDLSLAGRVTFRRDGKVESQLVDFKAPIAIIPNLAIHLNREANMGWAINAQTELPPILAQFAGDERVDFRAVLTDQLAREHGLNADVVLDYELSFYDTQSAAVIGLHGDFIAGARLDNLLSCYAGLQALLTTETDETCVLVCNDHEEVGSCSACGADGPMLEQTLRRLLPEGDEFVRTIQKSLLVSADNAHGVHPNYADKHDANHGPKLNAGPVIKVNSNQRYATNSETAGFFRHLCMAEEVPVQSFVVRSDMGCGSTIGPITASHLGVRTVDIGLPTFAMHSIRELCGSHDLAHLVKVLSAFYACSELP; encoded by the coding sequence ATGCGCGAAGAGTTGAACCAAGGCCTGATCGATTTCCTCAAGGCCTCCCCTACCCCATTCCATGCCACCGCCAGCCTTGTTCAGCGCCTGGAAGCGGCGGGCTATCAACGCCTTGACGAGCGCGAGCCATGGACCACCGAAGCCAACGGTCGTTACTACGTCACCCGTAACGACTCTTCGATCGTCGCGCTCAAGATGGGCCGTCATTCGCCCCTGCACGGCGGCATTCGCCTGGTTGGCGCGCACACCGACAGCCCGTGCCTGCGGGTCAAACCCCAGCCGGAACTGCAACGTCAGGGCTTCTGGCAGCTGGGTGTCGAAGTCTATGGCGGCGCACTGCTGGCGCCATGGTTCGACCGCGACCTGTCCCTGGCCGGCCGCGTGACCTTCCGCCGTGACGGCAAGGTCGAGAGCCAGCTGGTCGACTTCAAGGCGCCGATCGCCATCATCCCGAACCTGGCCATTCACCTGAACCGTGAAGCCAACATGGGCTGGGCGATCAACGCCCAGACCGAACTGCCGCCGATCCTTGCGCAATTTGCCGGTGACGAGCGCGTGGACTTCCGCGCCGTGCTCACCGATCAACTCGCCCGCGAACATGGTTTGAACGCCGACGTGGTGCTCGACTATGAGCTGAGCTTCTACGACACCCAAAGCGCTGCGGTCATCGGCCTGCATGGCGATTTCATTGCCGGGGCGCGCCTGGACAACCTGCTGTCGTGCTATGCCGGCCTTCAAGCCTTGCTGACCACCGAAACCGACGAAACCTGCGTGCTGGTCTGTAACGATCACGAAGAAGTCGGTTCCTGCTCGGCCTGCGGCGCCGACGGCCCGATGCTGGAGCAGACGCTGCGTCGCCTGCTGCCTGAAGGTGATGAGTTCGTGCGCACCATTCAGAAATCCCTGCTGGTCTCGGCTGACAACGCCCACGGGGTGCACCCCAACTACGCCGACAAGCACGATGCCAATCACGGCCCGAAACTCAACGCCGGCCCGGTGATCAAGGTCAACAGCAACCAGCGCTACGCCACCAACAGCGAAACCGCCGGGTTCTTCCGCCACCTGTGCATGGCCGAAGAAGTGCCGGTGCAGAGCTTCGTGGTGCGCAGCGACATGGGTTGCGGCTCGACCATCGGCCCGATCACCGCCAGCCACCTGGGCGTGCGCACCGTAGACATCGGCCTGCCAACCTTCGCCATGCACTCGATCCGTGAACTGTGCGGCAGCCATGATCTGGCGCACTTGGTCAAAGTGCTGAGCGCGTTTTACGCCTGCAGCGAGCTGCCGTAA